The Panulirus ornatus isolate Po-2019 chromosome 5, ASM3632096v1, whole genome shotgun sequence genome includes a window with the following:
- the LOC139748242 gene encoding immunoglobulin domain-containing protein oig-4-like translates to MTKYPTPEKMKEGSCSIIAVLLLAILSMATATQTIGTGKRGPLSGRYKGRQNFKPITGTYPSVEAKEYYTNPKGAKITKASHFNYQYVLGHKIVFLCVARGSPLPQITWFKDGVELYAHRYMQLHEWRKGNHLKSKMEIDPATQADAGIYECHANNKYAVDTKAFRTTYIAQFN, encoded by the exons ATATCCAACAccagaaaagatgaaagaagggtCATGCTCAATAATAGCTGTACTGCTACTTGCAATATTGAGTATGGCAACAGCAACCCAAACGATAGGCACAGGGAAGCGAGGGCCACTGTCAGGTCGCTACAAAGGCCGCCAGAATTTTAAGCCCATTACAGGCACATACCCTTCAGTAGAAGCAAAAGAATATTACACTAACCCTAAG GGAGCCAAAATCACAAAGGCATCACACTTCAACTATCAGTATGTGTTGGGTCACAAGATTGTATTTCTTTGTGTTGCTAGGGGTTCTCCACTACCCCAAATAACGTGGTTTAAAGATGGTGTTGAACTTTATGCTCACAGATACATGCAG ctgCATGAGTGGAGGAAGGGTAACCACCTGAAGAGCAAGATGGAAATAGACCCAGCCACTCAAGCTGATGCTGGTATCTATGAATGCCATGCCAACAATAAGTATGCAGTTGACACCAAAGCTTTTCGTACCACCTATATTGCACAGTTCAACTAA